The following coding sequences are from one Microbacterium wangchenii window:
- a CDS encoding carboxymuconolactone decarboxylase family protein: MPAGQEGRRLPLRSPEELDPEQSGLYARIVGGPRASQSVPVTAPDGSLLGPFAVMALAPEVGDAVQQLGAALRFSAGLDPLTREAAILLVAAHHRCEFEWFAHSAPAGRAGLTEDQLAALRDGRAPEELPPLTAAALDVVGSLLRHRSLDDAEYAAAVASLGERTLAEVVWLTGYYAMLAVALATFEPPNPLSDGAIFP; the protein is encoded by the coding sequence ATGCCCGCAGGCCAGGAGGGACGCCGGCTGCCGCTGCGCAGCCCGGAGGAGCTCGACCCCGAGCAGAGCGGACTCTACGCGCGGATCGTGGGGGGACCGAGGGCGTCGCAGTCCGTCCCGGTGACGGCGCCGGATGGATCGCTGCTCGGCCCCTTCGCGGTGATGGCGCTGGCCCCGGAGGTGGGCGACGCCGTGCAGCAGCTCGGTGCCGCCCTGCGGTTCTCCGCCGGGCTGGACCCACTCACGCGGGAAGCCGCCATCCTGCTGGTCGCCGCGCACCACCGCTGCGAGTTCGAGTGGTTCGCCCACTCGGCGCCGGCGGGCCGGGCGGGGCTCACGGAGGACCAGCTCGCCGCGCTCCGGGACGGGCGGGCGCCGGAGGAGCTCCCCCCGCTCACCGCGGCAGCGCTCGACGTCGTCGGGTCGCTGCTTCGGCACCGGTCGCTGGACGATGCCGAGTACGCCGCGGCGGTGGCGTCGCTGGGCGAACGGACGCTCGCCGAGGTGGTGTGGCTGACCGGCTACTACGCCATGCTGGCCGTGGCTCTGGCGACCTTCGAGCCGCCCAACCCGCTCAGTGATGGCGCGATCTTTCCCTGA
- a CDS encoding aminomethyltransferase family protein — MAGRSYGHVQGGTEVPNNLEEAIAAAGSPVKLLWESQTPPAVVPRVVQEFRNWRDEQLAWRRTAVLFDQSHHMADLNIKGPDALKLIRDLAVNSVENFPVDMAKQFVAVNHDGYVIGDNILFHLDDDEYQAVGIPPSINWLHYHAVTGGYDVEIWRDDNSLVRQGDPVVYRYQVQGPGALDVIERATGAQPPKLRFFGMTRFTIGGKEVRALRHGMAGEPGFEMWGPWEDHEAVHSALLEAGKEFDLVEVGGRAYHTNALESGWLPRPLPAIYTDERLADYRRWLTANAYETISPLGGSFYSPDIQDYYVTPEELDYGRIVAFDHDFIGREALERRAAEGSDSARRKVTLVWNGDDVEKAVGSMFHEGPGAKYFNLPMALYDTFHFDRVEADGRVVGLSTWTGYSANERAILSLAVVEPEFAEPGTEVEVVWGEDTPSSKLQVEDHVQVKIRATVQPAPLTEKARTTYRASVPA; from the coding sequence ATGGCGGGACGGTCGTACGGCCACGTTCAAGGAGGAACCGAAGTGCCCAACAATCTCGAAGAAGCCATCGCCGCCGCCGGCAGCCCGGTCAAACTGCTGTGGGAGTCCCAGACGCCGCCGGCCGTGGTGCCCCGCGTCGTCCAGGAATTCCGCAACTGGCGGGACGAGCAGCTCGCCTGGCGCCGCACCGCGGTGCTGTTCGACCAGTCGCACCACATGGCGGATCTGAACATCAAGGGTCCCGACGCGCTGAAGCTCATCCGCGACCTCGCCGTCAACAGCGTCGAGAACTTCCCCGTCGACATGGCCAAGCAGTTCGTCGCCGTCAACCACGACGGCTACGTGATCGGCGACAACATCCTCTTCCACCTCGACGACGACGAGTACCAGGCGGTGGGCATCCCGCCGTCGATCAACTGGCTGCACTACCACGCCGTGACCGGAGGGTACGACGTGGAGATCTGGCGCGATGACAACTCCCTCGTCCGCCAGGGCGACCCTGTCGTCTACCGCTACCAGGTGCAGGGCCCCGGCGCCCTGGACGTCATCGAACGGGCGACGGGGGCGCAGCCGCCCAAGCTGCGCTTCTTCGGCATGACCCGGTTCACGATCGGCGGGAAGGAGGTCCGCGCGCTTCGCCACGGGATGGCGGGCGAGCCCGGGTTCGAGATGTGGGGACCGTGGGAGGACCACGAGGCGGTCCACTCCGCCCTCCTGGAGGCCGGCAAGGAGTTCGACCTCGTGGAAGTCGGCGGGCGCGCGTACCACACCAACGCTCTGGAGTCCGGGTGGCTCCCCCGGCCACTGCCGGCCATCTACACCGACGAGCGCCTCGCCGACTACCGCCGCTGGCTGACGGCGAACGCGTACGAGACCATCTCCCCGCTGGGCGGGAGCTTCTACTCCCCCGACATCCAGGACTACTACGTCACGCCGGAAGAACTGGACTACGGCCGCATCGTCGCGTTCGACCACGACTTCATCGGCCGCGAAGCACTGGAGCGGCGAGCCGCGGAAGGGTCCGACTCCGCGCGGCGGAAGGTGACGCTCGTATGGAACGGCGACGACGTCGAGAAGGCCGTCGGCTCGATGTTCCACGAGGGCCCGGGCGCGAAATACTTCAACCTCCCGATGGCGCTGTACGACACCTTCCACTTCGATCGCGTCGAAGCCGACGGCCGGGTCGTGGGACTGTCGACCTGGACCGGATACTCCGCCAACGAGCGCGCCATCCTCTCCCTCGCCGTCGTGGAACCCGAGTTCGCCGAGCCGGGGACCGAGGTCGAGGTCGTGTGGGGTGAGGACACACCGTCCTCCAAGCTGCAGGTCGAAGACCACGTGCAGGTCAAGATCCGCGCGACCGTGCAGCCCGCTCCGCTCACGGAGAAGGCCCGGACGACGTACCGCGCGAGCGTGCCCGCCTGA
- a CDS encoding DNA-formamidopyrimidine glycosylase family protein, producing MPEGDTVHRTARRLADALVGHEVTRFDIRVPRSATADLRGEEVVAVLPRGKHLLERIGAWTLHSHLKMEGRWDVYRPGQRWAASTHAARAVVGTAHAETVGFHLALVEVLPTADEDRIVGHLGPDPLGPDWDAAEAARRLGADSRAAHVALLDQRNVAGFGNEYANEMLFVRGIPPTRPAAEIDAAALLDVGVRMIRANLSRSARTFTGDSRPGRRTWVYRREGKPCRRCGAIILAGSLGATATSERNVFWCPVCQSP from the coding sequence GTGCCTGAGGGCGACACCGTCCACCGCACCGCGCGACGCCTCGCCGATGCGCTGGTCGGGCACGAGGTCACGCGGTTCGACATCCGCGTGCCGCGCAGTGCGACGGCCGACCTGCGCGGCGAGGAGGTCGTCGCCGTCCTACCGCGCGGCAAGCACCTGCTCGAGCGCATCGGCGCGTGGACGCTGCACTCCCACCTGAAGATGGAGGGCCGGTGGGACGTGTACCGGCCGGGGCAGCGCTGGGCAGCATCCACGCATGCCGCCCGTGCGGTGGTCGGCACCGCGCACGCAGAGACGGTCGGGTTCCACCTGGCGCTCGTGGAAGTGCTGCCCACGGCGGACGAGGACCGCATCGTCGGCCACCTCGGCCCCGACCCGCTGGGGCCGGACTGGGATGCGGCGGAGGCGGCGCGCCGTCTGGGCGCGGACTCTCGGGCCGCGCACGTGGCGCTGCTGGATCAGCGCAACGTCGCCGGATTCGGCAACGAATACGCCAACGAGATGCTCTTCGTCCGCGGCATCCCGCCCACGCGCCCGGCCGCCGAGATCGATGCGGCCGCGCTGCTGGACGTCGGCGTGCGCATGATCCGCGCCAACCTCTCCCGCAGCGCTCGCACCTTCACCGGCGACTCCCGGCCCGGACGCCGGACCTGGGTGTACCGGCGCGAGGGCAAACCGTGCCGTCGATGCGGCGCGATCATCCTCGCCGGTTCCCTGGGCGCCACCGCCACGAGCGAACGCAACGTCTTCTGGTGCCCGGTGTGCCAATCCCCCTGA
- a CDS encoding transferase, which produces MGKNYIDIENDRGETLRYRKHVNGRGLIAHGAKVHPSALVEAGAYVEPGALIAEGAQIGRGAWVESDAVIGPQARIAPHAHIGSGAAVGAGAKIGVRAHIGTQARVAVGSLIGDDESIADGETVATDRRGLRLAA; this is translated from the coding sequence GTGGGTAAGAACTACATCGACATCGAGAACGACCGGGGCGAGACGCTGCGTTACCGCAAGCACGTGAACGGTCGCGGCCTCATCGCGCACGGGGCCAAGGTGCACCCGAGCGCGCTCGTGGAAGCGGGGGCGTATGTCGAACCGGGAGCATTGATCGCCGAGGGCGCCCAGATCGGGCGTGGCGCGTGGGTCGAATCCGACGCCGTCATCGGTCCCCAGGCTCGCATCGCGCCGCACGCGCACATCGGATCGGGCGCCGCGGTGGGTGCCGGCGCGAAGATCGGGGTACGGGCGCACATCGGCACGCAGGCTCGCGTCGCGGTGGGTTCGCTCATCGGTGACGACGAGAGCATCGCCGACGGCGAGACCGTGGCCACGGACCGGCGGGGCCTGCGCCTGGCCGCCTGA
- a CDS encoding LysR substrate-binding domain-containing protein, whose amino-acid sequence MPSIPFTLRQLEYFEAVAGEGSLAAAAERSRVSAAGLALAIDELERHLGVQLFVRRKGRGMTLTGEGSRMLAHARRVLSGAELLGAEASRAAGSLSGRLSVGCFSTLTPYFLPAILEHFGREHPDVQLDFVEADAASLDELLLRGRIDVALLYRVDVSPQLAFDPVRNYRPHVLVAADHRLAGRKGVRLAELADEPLIALDVNPTRTNTERIFHLLGLEPRVGHVSGNYELVRCLVGRGLGYAVMFQRASADRTYDGHDVRRLTLLDRVPPSLVGLARPAGAPRTARYAALFDMLVSTSGAREGRESIAASAPEGRAGRA is encoded by the coding sequence GTGCCGTCCATCCCCTTCACCCTGCGTCAGCTGGAGTACTTCGAGGCTGTCGCCGGCGAGGGCTCCCTCGCCGCCGCCGCCGAGCGATCCCGCGTGAGCGCGGCTGGCCTCGCGCTGGCCATCGACGAGCTGGAGCGCCACCTCGGGGTGCAGCTGTTCGTGCGGCGCAAGGGACGCGGCATGACCCTCACCGGTGAGGGGTCGCGGATGCTGGCCCACGCCCGCCGCGTCCTCTCCGGCGCCGAACTTCTGGGAGCCGAGGCCTCGCGGGCCGCCGGGTCGTTGAGCGGCCGCCTGTCGGTGGGCTGCTTCTCGACGCTGACCCCGTACTTCCTGCCGGCGATCCTGGAGCACTTCGGCCGGGAGCATCCGGACGTGCAGCTGGACTTCGTCGAGGCGGATGCCGCGTCCCTCGACGAACTGCTCCTGCGCGGTCGCATCGATGTCGCGCTGCTGTACCGCGTCGACGTGTCGCCCCAGCTGGCCTTCGACCCCGTCCGCAACTACCGGCCGCACGTCCTCGTGGCCGCGGATCATCGTCTCGCCGGCCGGAAGGGCGTGCGCCTGGCCGAGCTGGCCGACGAGCCGCTCATCGCACTCGACGTGAACCCGACCCGGACCAACACGGAGCGCATCTTCCATCTCCTCGGCCTCGAGCCGCGCGTCGGTCATGTCTCCGGGAACTATGAACTGGTGAGGTGCCTGGTCGGGCGCGGCCTCGGCTACGCCGTGATGTTCCAGCGGGCCTCCGCCGACCGCACCTACGACGGGCATGACGTGCGTCGACTGACGCTGCTCGATCGCGTGCCGCCGTCTCTCGTGGGCCTCGCGCGTCCGGCCGGCGCGCCCCGCACGGCGCGCTACGCGGCGCTGTTCGACATGCTGGTGTCGACCTCGGGTGCCCGCGAAGGGCGTGAGTCGATCGCGGCCTCCGCACCGGAGGGCCGGGCAGGGCGCGCGTAG